In Allomuricauda ruestringensis DSM 13258, the following proteins share a genomic window:
- the ccoG gene encoding cytochrome c oxidase accessory protein CcoG: MEENFRDSIGTITEEGKRNWIFSKKPSGRYYNYRKYVSYFLLIFLIAAPFVKINGHQFLLFNVLDRRFNIFGLPFWPQDFHLIVVSMIIGVVFIALFTVAYGRIFCGWMCPQTIFLEMVFRRIEYWIDGDRGAQMRLAKAPWTGKKIRKRVLKWIIFFIISFFIANVFLAYLIGSDQLLSYITDGPMAHLGTMVPLLIFTGVFYFIFAWFREQVCIIACPYGRLQGVLLDNKSIVVAYDHKRGEGENGRKKFRKNEDREALGHGDCIDCLQCVNVCPTGIDIRNGTQLECVNCTACIDECDHIMESINKPKGLIRYASEDEITNKNKFKFTPRMKGYTAVLVVLTGVLIGMLFMRNEVEANVLRLPGQLYERKENNIISNVYTYKLVNKTTKDIENVSFELMSHNGEIKMVSQDKFTVSAEEMAEGTLFIEINASALNGDKDKLRIGVYSGDKLIETTVTQFLAPRSYN; the protein is encoded by the coding sequence ATGGAAGAGAATTTTAGGGATTCCATAGGCACAATTACAGAAGAAGGGAAAAGAAATTGGATTTTCTCCAAGAAACCCAGTGGACGGTATTACAATTACCGAAAGTACGTTAGTTACTTTCTACTTATTTTCTTGATTGCAGCCCCTTTTGTTAAGATCAATGGGCACCAATTTTTGCTGTTCAATGTGTTGGACAGGCGTTTCAATATATTCGGACTTCCGTTTTGGCCCCAGGATTTTCACTTGATTGTGGTGTCCATGATTATAGGGGTTGTTTTTATAGCACTATTTACAGTGGCCTACGGACGTATTTTCTGTGGGTGGATGTGCCCGCAGACCATTTTTTTGGAAATGGTATTCCGTCGTATTGAATATTGGATAGATGGAGATCGCGGAGCCCAGATGCGTTTGGCCAAAGCACCTTGGACCGGCAAAAAAATCAGGAAAAGAGTGTTGAAGTGGATTATTTTCTTCATCATCTCCTTTTTTATTGCCAATGTGTTCTTGGCGTACTTGATTGGAAGTGATCAGCTCCTATCATATATTACCGATGGTCCCATGGCACATTTAGGTACCATGGTCCCGTTGCTGATTTTCACAGGGGTGTTTTATTTCATCTTTGCGTGGTTCAGGGAACAGGTATGCATCATTGCTTGCCCTTATGGAAGGTTACAAGGTGTGCTTTTGGACAATAAATCCATAGTTGTGGCCTATGATCACAAACGTGGTGAAGGTGAAAACGGACGTAAAAAGTTCAGAAAAAATGAAGATCGGGAAGCACTAGGACATGGTGATTGTATTGATTGCCTCCAATGCGTGAATGTTTGCCCCACGGGGATAGATATCCGTAACGGAACCCAATTGGAATGTGTAAACTGTACCGCTTGTATTGATGAGTGCGATCACATTATGGAAAGTATCAATAAACCCAAAGGGTTGATCAGGTACGCCAGTGAGGACGAGATCACCAATAAAAACAAGTTCAAGTTCACGCCACGTATGAAAGGCTATACGGCAGTACTTGTTGTGCTAACGGGCGTCCTTATTGGAATGCTGTTCATGAGAAACGAGGTCGAGGCCAACGTGCTACGCTTGCCGGGCCAGTTGTACGAGCGCAAGGAAAACAATATCATCAGTAATGTGTACACCTATAAATTAGTGAACAAAACCACAAAGGATATCGAAAATGTTTCTTTTGAACTGATGTCGCACAATGGGGAGATCAAGATGGTTTCCCAAGATAAATTTACCGTTTCTGCGGAAGAAATGGCAGAAGGGACATTGTTCATAGAAATAAACGCTTCTGCACTGAACGGAGATAAGGATAAGTTGAGGATAGGGGTGTATAGTGGCGATAAGCTCATAGAAACTACAGTGACCCAGTTTTTGGCACCGAGGAGTTATAATTAA
- a CDS encoding FixH family protein → MKINWGTGIVLAFIGFITFILYFVFRMSTDDSANHDLVTEEYYKKELSYQQEIDASKKATEMNANLKVEKTDEGLVVYFPERFDSKKISGTVSLYRPSNKHLDTNFPISLSNTHLLIPDNRLVDGRWDISINWEYQGNSFLHKEKLVY, encoded by the coding sequence ATGAAAATTAATTGGGGAACAGGAATCGTATTGGCATTTATAGGTTTTATCACCTTCATTCTATACTTCGTCTTCAGGATGAGCACGGATGATAGTGCCAACCACGATTTGGTGACAGAGGAATATTATAAAAAAGAATTGTCCTATCAGCAGGAGATAGATGCATCAAAAAAGGCTACGGAAATGAATGCCAACCTAAAGGTTGAAAAAACAGATGAAGGTTTGGTGGTTTATTTTCCAGAGCGTTTCGACTCCAAAAAAATAAGTGGAACAGTGTCCCTATACAGACCGTCTAACAAGCACTTGGACACAAACTTTCCTATAAGTTTGTCCAATACACATTTGCTCATACCTGACAATCGCTTGGTAGACGGTCGCTGGGACATTTCCATAAACTGGGAATACCAAGGTAATTCCTTTTTACATAAAGAAAAATTGGTGTACTGA
- a CDS encoding sulfite exporter TauE/SafE family protein yields the protein MLTSALVLGLLGSLHCLGMCGPIAFMLPLDQNNGVKKTAQLSIYHFGRLLAYGVIGLLFGLLGKGLSLFGIQQKLSIGIGVLMIVLVLIPGKYLNGHKLLSPIYSIIGKVKSKLGAELKKKTPDTFLTIGFLNGFLPCGLVYMALLGAIAMGSPLEGGFYMMIFGLGTVPLMSLVVYSKGMFSTTIKSKIQKLIPVFVVIIGILFIVRGLGLGIPYVSPKAAPADSVSATIECHQP from the coding sequence ATGTTGACATCTGCATTGGTTCTGGGACTTTTGGGAAGCCTGCACTGCTTGGGTATGTGTGGGCCAATTGCCTTTATGCTGCCTTTGGACCAAAACAATGGTGTAAAAAAGACTGCACAACTATCCATCTACCACTTTGGGAGACTATTGGCATACGGAGTGATTGGTTTGTTGTTTGGACTTTTGGGCAAGGGATTGTCACTGTTTGGCATTCAGCAAAAGCTATCCATTGGAATAGGGGTGCTTATGATTGTACTGGTACTCATCCCAGGAAAATACCTGAACGGACATAAACTATTATCACCCATATATTCCATTATTGGGAAGGTGAAATCCAAACTGGGGGCAGAACTCAAAAAGAAGACGCCCGATACCTTTTTGACCATTGGCTTTTTGAACGGCTTTTTGCCCTGTGGTCTGGTGTATATGGCGCTTTTGGGGGCTATTGCCATGGGCAGTCCTTTGGAAGGCGGTTTTTATATGATGATTTTTGGTCTGGGAACTGTGCCACTAATGTCATTGGTGGTATATTCAAAAGGAATGTTCAGTACAACCATTAAATCCAAAATACAGAAATTGATACCGGTATTTGTGGTCATCATCGGTATATTGTTTATTGTACGTGGGCTGGGATTGGGAATACCCTATGTTTCCCCAAAGGCCGCACCTGCAGATTCAGTATCGGCGACCATTGAATGCCATCAACCCTAA
- a CDS encoding acetyl-CoA hydrolase/transferase family protein — MKITSAEEAVGIVKSGDRVFFQGAAMTPNELIDALCERHDELKDVEIISIHTEGDAKYTRKPYCDAFTLNACFVGGNVRTFVNTYMGDYIPVFLSEIPWLFADEYLPLDVAFVQVSPPDKHGYCSLGVSVDVALPAIRTAKKIVAQINPQVPRTHGTGIVHVDEISYAIEIDRAIHEHNPTEISEVEHQIGRHVASLIEDGATLQMGIGNIPNAVLSNLENHKNLGIHTEMFSDGVLPLLESGVINGKEKTVKRGKIVACFAVGSRKLYDFIDDNPICDFRDSGYTNDTARIRRNPKATAINSAIEIDLTGQVCADTIGGYQFSGVGGQMDFMRGASLSKGGKPIIAMSATTKKGVSKITPFLKQGAGVTTTRAHMHYVATEYGVVNLFGKNLQQRAKALISIAHPDHREELEKAAYARFHG; from the coding sequence ATGAAAATAACATCAGCGGAAGAAGCGGTAGGAATTGTAAAATCAGGCGACCGGGTCTTTTTCCAAGGAGCGGCCATGACCCCAAATGAGTTGATCGATGCACTCTGTGAGCGTCACGATGAATTGAAGGATGTAGAGATCATTTCCATCCACACCGAAGGGGATGCAAAGTATACCAGAAAACCCTATTGTGATGCTTTTACCTTGAATGCCTGTTTTGTGGGGGGCAACGTACGGACCTTCGTAAACACCTATATGGGCGACTATATTCCGGTTTTTTTGAGTGAAATACCTTGGCTGTTTGCCGATGAATATTTGCCCTTGGATGTGGCCTTTGTACAAGTATCCCCACCGGACAAGCATGGATATTGTTCCTTGGGAGTTTCGGTGGATGTGGCATTGCCAGCGATTCGAACGGCAAAAAAAATCGTGGCACAGATAAATCCACAGGTACCCAGAACCCACGGTACTGGAATTGTCCATGTGGACGAGATATCTTATGCCATAGAGATCGATAGGGCCATTCACGAACATAATCCGACCGAAATATCGGAAGTAGAACATCAAATAGGCAGACATGTAGCATCCTTGATTGAGGATGGCGCTACCTTGCAAATGGGAATTGGGAACATACCCAACGCAGTGCTGTCCAACTTGGAAAACCATAAAAACTTGGGTATTCATACCGAAATGTTTTCTGATGGAGTATTGCCCTTGTTGGAAAGTGGTGTTATCAACGGAAAAGAAAAAACGGTTAAACGAGGTAAAATTGTGGCTTGTTTTGCTGTAGGTTCCCGTAAGCTTTATGATTTTATAGACGATAACCCGATATGTGATTTTAGAGACTCGGGGTATACCAACGATACGGCCAGAATCCGAAGAAACCCAAAAGCAACCGCTATCAACAGTGCCATAGAAATTGACCTTACGGGTCAAGTTTGCGCGGATACTATTGGCGGGTACCAATTCTCTGGAGTAGGTGGTCAAATGGATTTTATGCGTGGGGCATCGCTTTCTAAAGGAGGAAAGCCCATTATTGCCATGTCGGCCACTACCAAAAAAGGTGTTTCCAAAATAACACCCTTTTTAAAACAGGGAGCAGGGGTGACCACCACACGTGCCCACATGCACTACGTGGCCACGGAATATGGTGTGGTGAATCTTTTTGGGAAAAATCTGCAACAGAGAGCCAAAGCGTTAATTTCCATAGCGCATCCAGACCATAGGGAGGAATTGGAAAAAGCTGCTTATGCAAGATTCCACGGCTAA
- a CDS encoding universal stress protein, giving the protein MNSIIVPVDFSNQSEKALKVAASLAKEHKAELYVLHMLELSPAIMGESGYISQEQVVHLIKLGEQRFTDFLDKPYLKDLKVVPIIKHYKVFSEVAEVAEKHNADLIVMGSNGADGLQEIFIGSNTERVVRTSDVPVLVIKGNEVNGFNPKHFVFACDFEEESVPALKKAKEMASLLKAKLHLVYINTPGDEFLSTNDASEKISKFLNEAKINIGVEIFNDYTVEKGVINYSDKISADLIGIPTHGRKGLSHFFMGSIGEDIVNHSEAPVITFKI; this is encoded by the coding sequence ATGAACAGTATAATCGTACCGGTTGATTTTTCAAACCAATCCGAAAAAGCCCTTAAAGTTGCTGCTTCCTTAGCAAAAGAACACAAGGCAGAACTATATGTATTGCACATGCTGGAACTTTCTCCCGCCATTATGGGGGAATCTGGTTATATTTCCCAAGAACAGGTGGTACACCTTATAAAATTAGGAGAGCAAAGGTTCACCGACTTTTTGGACAAACCTTATTTAAAAGACCTAAAGGTAGTTCCCATTATAAAGCACTACAAAGTGTTCAGTGAGGTGGCCGAAGTGGCGGAAAAACACAATGCCGATCTTATTGTTATGGGATCCAATGGTGCAGATGGCCTGCAGGAGATTTTTATTGGTTCCAACACCGAAAGAGTTGTAAGAACCTCCGATGTTCCTGTTTTGGTAATCAAGGGTAATGAGGTCAATGGCTTTAATCCAAAGCATTTTGTTTTTGCCTGTGATTTTGAGGAAGAGAGTGTTCCTGCCCTAAAAAAAGCCAAAGAAATGGCCAGCCTTTTAAAGGCCAAGTTGCACCTTGTATATATAAACACTCCAGGGGACGAGTTTTTGAGCACCAATGATGCTTCTGAAAAAATCTCCAAATTCCTGAACGAGGCCAAAATAAACATTGGAGTGGAGATATTTAACGACTATACTGTCGAAAAAGGTGTTATCAATTACAGCGACAAAATATCCGCTGACCTAATCGGTATTCCAACACACGGCAGAAAGGGTCTATCCCACTTCTTTATGGGAAGTATTGGTGAAGATATTGTCAATCATTCCGAAGCTCCTGTAATAACCTTTAAAATTTGA
- the hemN gene encoding oxygen-independent coproporphyrinogen III oxidase yields MIYTTMCGLVQKYNVPGPRYTSYPTVPYWDLDSFSGKKWNSSVLKAYRESQKEGISLYIHLPFCENLCTFCGCHKRITKRHEVELPYIKAVLKEWELYCDLLGSKPLIKELHLGGGTPTFFSPENLKMLIEGIVRLGNKADEVEFSFEGHPNNTTKEHLQALYDVGFRRVSFGVQDYNLTVQRAINRIQPFENVKNVTEWAREIGYTSVGHDIIYGLPFQDCANVENTMIKTNAIKPDRIAFYSYAHVPWIKGNGQRGYKNEDLPSSVEKKAQYEMGKKMLTGFGYKDVGMDHFALPTDSLYKALGNGTLHRNFMGYTASKTKLMIGLGASSISDSWYGFAQNVKNVEEYQNLVSHGVIPIFRGHILNTEDEILRKHILNIMCQFETTWNTEEKEVVDFGNILGNLSELEADGLVEINDTKIKVTDKGRPFVRNISMAFDLKLHRQKPNTRIFSMTV; encoded by the coding sequence ATGATATATACAACGATGTGTGGATTAGTTCAAAAATACAATGTTCCCGGACCCCGATATACCAGTTACCCAACCGTACCCTATTGGGATCTGGACAGTTTTTCTGGAAAAAAATGGAATTCTAGTGTACTAAAAGCATATCGGGAAAGCCAAAAGGAAGGAATCAGTTTATACATACACCTCCCCTTTTGTGAAAATCTGTGCACCTTTTGCGGATGCCATAAACGCATTACCAAAAGACACGAGGTTGAACTACCCTACATAAAGGCAGTTTTAAAGGAATGGGAACTGTATTGCGACTTGTTGGGTTCCAAACCTCTGATAAAGGAACTCCATTTGGGTGGTGGCACCCCTACCTTTTTTTCTCCGGAAAATTTAAAAATGCTCATCGAAGGCATTGTGCGCCTGGGAAACAAGGCGGACGAAGTTGAATTTAGTTTTGAGGGCCATCCCAACAACACCACAAAAGAACATTTACAAGCGCTTTACGATGTAGGGTTTAGAAGGGTTTCCTTTGGTGTACAGGATTATAACCTCACCGTTCAGCGTGCCATAAACCGGATACAGCCCTTTGAGAACGTGAAAAATGTTACCGAATGGGCCAGAGAAATTGGATATACCTCGGTTGGACACGACATCATCTATGGATTGCCATTTCAAGATTGTGCCAATGTGGAGAATACCATGATAAAAACCAATGCTATAAAACCCGATAGAATCGCTTTTTATAGTTATGCTCACGTGCCTTGGATAAAAGGCAACGGACAACGTGGCTATAAAAATGAAGACCTTCCATCGTCCGTGGAGAAAAAAGCACAGTACGAAATGGGCAAAAAAATGCTCACGGGGTTCGGTTACAAGGATGTTGGCATGGATCATTTTGCCCTACCCACCGATAGTTTGTACAAAGCACTGGGAAATGGCACCCTGCACCGAAACTTTATGGGTTACACCGCATCAAAAACCAAACTTATGATCGGTTTGGGAGCATCGAGCATTAGCGATAGCTGGTATGGATTTGCCCAAAATGTAAAGAATGTGGAAGAATATCAGAATTTGGTTTCGCACGGAGTTATCCCTATTTTTAGAGGGCACATCCTAAATACGGAAGATGAAATCTTGAGAAAGCATATTCTTAATATAATGTGCCAATTCGAAACTACTTGGAACACCGAGGAAAAAGAAGTGGTGGATTTTGGAAATATCTTGGGCAACTTATCCGAATTGGAAGCAGATGGACTTGTAGAAATAAACGACACCAAAATTAAGGTAACCGACAAAGGAAGGCCTTTTGTAAGAAACATTAGCATGGCATTTGACCTTAAACTGCACCGACAAAAACCAAATACCCGAATATTTTCCATGACCGTTTAA
- a CDS encoding CBS domain-containing protein: MGEHIRKSTFSEAERKAFVQHLIDDVQTLEQMIAEGMIENDIVRIGAEQEMCLVNGDFRPSPKAMEIIEDVNDDHFTTEFATYNIEANLDPYKLEKDCFANMEQQLRKLLDKVKRTADEHGVKIILTGILPTISKEELGMDFMTPIPRYYRINEVLRAWRGNDFSLRIKGADELSLHHDSVLFEACTTSFQLHLQISPDDFIKSYNWAQAISGPVLGVCCNSPLLLGKELWRETRIALFQQSLDTRVWTKAVKEQVARVGFGEHWQKDSVAEIFKQDISSHRILLTKPITKGSLDVLRHGEIPKLEALSLFNSTVYRWNRPCYGVGNGKPHLRIENRYIPSGPTVIDEMANFAFWVGLMAGRPEKYDDMPNVMDFRVAKLNFFRAAMSGRHTVFSWLDKTMTVKEIVKKVLLPIAYNGLRKFDIDEKDINKLLGIIEARTKNGTGAEWQIKNFRELKKQMKLDSAIVQLTKSMYNNQETQTPVHQWKPIRGMAKTKESFQWVRQIMSTKLMKLYEDDYANLAIAIMQWNNIHHIPVENGKGKLVGLLTWSHIEKFEKLDKKEAKVSDIMVKDVITVQPRTEIETARKMMHDHQIGCLPICVDTHIVGIISKVDL; this comes from the coding sequence ATGGGAGAACATATCAGAAAAAGCACGTTTAGTGAAGCGGAACGGAAAGCGTTTGTCCAACATCTTATTGATGACGTCCAAACCTTGGAGCAAATGATTGCAGAAGGTATGATCGAAAATGATATCGTTAGGATTGGAGCCGAACAGGAAATGTGCCTGGTAAATGGCGATTTTAGGCCATCCCCCAAAGCTATGGAAATTATCGAAGATGTTAACGACGACCACTTTACCACCGAATTTGCAACTTATAATATTGAGGCCAATCTCGACCCGTATAAGTTGGAGAAGGATTGCTTCGCCAATATGGAGCAACAGCTACGAAAATTGTTGGACAAGGTGAAGAGAACTGCTGATGAACATGGTGTCAAGATTATTTTGACCGGTATCCTCCCTACTATAAGCAAGGAAGAGCTTGGTATGGATTTTATGACCCCAATACCCCGGTATTATCGGATAAATGAAGTTTTAAGGGCTTGGAGAGGGAATGATTTTTCGCTCAGGATCAAAGGGGCAGATGAACTTTCACTGCATCATGACTCGGTACTTTTTGAAGCCTGTACTACCAGTTTTCAACTCCATTTGCAGATATCCCCCGATGACTTTATCAAAAGTTACAATTGGGCACAGGCCATTTCCGGTCCTGTTTTGGGAGTGTGCTGCAATTCTCCTTTGCTTTTGGGAAAAGAACTTTGGAGAGAGACCAGAATAGCCCTATTCCAACAAAGTTTGGATACCAGGGTTTGGACAAAAGCGGTAAAGGAACAAGTGGCCAGGGTAGGCTTTGGGGAGCACTGGCAAAAGGATTCTGTGGCCGAGATTTTTAAACAAGACATTTCCTCGCACCGAATTTTACTTACAAAACCCATTACAAAAGGTTCGTTGGATGTGTTGCGGCATGGAGAAATCCCAAAATTGGAAGCACTGAGCCTGTTCAATAGTACAGTGTACCGATGGAATCGCCCATGCTACGGAGTGGGCAATGGAAAGCCGCATTTACGAATTGAAAACCGGTACATTCCCTCTGGCCCAACGGTAATCGATGAAATGGCCAATTTTGCTTTTTGGGTAGGGCTTATGGCCGGAAGACCGGAAAAGTATGACGATATGCCTAACGTTATGGACTTTAGAGTAGCCAAGCTCAACTTTTTTAGAGCCGCCATGAGTGGAAGGCACACGGTGTTTTCATGGTTGGACAAGACTATGACGGTAAAAGAAATTGTCAAAAAAGTATTGTTGCCCATAGCTTACAATGGATTGCGAAAATTCGATATTGATGAAAAGGATATTAATAAGCTCTTGGGCATAATTGAAGCAAGAACGAAAAACGGTACAGGGGCCGAGTGGCAGATCAAAAATTTTAGGGAACTTAAAAAACAGATGAAGCTGGACAGTGCCATTGTGCAATTGACCAAATCCATGTACAATAACCAAGAGACCCAAACTCCCGTTCATCAATGGAAACCAATAAGGGGAATGGCCAAGACCAAGGAGTCGTTTCAATGGGTAAGACAGATCATGTCCACAAAGCTCATGAAGCTGTACGAAGATGATTATGCCAATTTGGCCATAGCCATTATGCAATGGAACAATATCCACCATATTCCTGTAGAAAACGGAAAAGGGAAATTGGTGGGGCTGCTTACCTGGAGCCATATCGAAAAGTTCGAAAAACTGGACAAGAAAGAAGCCAAGGTGTCTGATATCATGGTCAAGGACGTAATTACCGTACAGCCCAGAACTGAAATAGAAACCGCAAGAAAAATGATGCACGATCACCAAATAGGATGTTTGCCGATTTGTGTGGATACCCATATTGTGGGAATCATCAGTAAAGTAGATTTGTAG
- a CDS encoding succinylglutamate desuccinylase/aspartoacylase family protein has translation MTLVHNIAWDETVRVDRIIDHVKGKKGGPTVVFFGGIHGNETAGVFALKTVFNEIRAKKIGISGEVYAISGNLGALKSRQRFQDEDLNRIWFPERIERIVGNKEIHHNEEKELNQLYRLIQDILKNSNPPFYFLDLHTTSSHTSPFMVLNDSLLNRTYASNYPLPIILGIEEYLKGALLSYINELGYVSLGFESGQHNDGEAIQNSIEFIRYSLALTRSVDFSEREKGRLRNKIAASGTVSHKFYEIYHQYDIGPQTTFKMFPGFVNFQIVPKDESLALVDGVVLKTTKKRQIFMPLYQKQGNEGFYFIRPIPKIWLWLSKKLRRFKVDHILVKLPGVEWETDMKDTLMVDQRVARFFTKSFFHLLGYRARKLDKNHLVAKNRESASKSEEYKGAAWFKK, from the coding sequence ATGACTTTAGTTCACAATATAGCATGGGATGAAACAGTTAGGGTTGATAGAATCATTGATCATGTTAAAGGTAAGAAGGGAGGTCCGACCGTAGTTTTTTTTGGGGGTATTCACGGGAACGAAACAGCCGGTGTTTTTGCTCTAAAAACTGTTTTTAATGAAATCAGAGCAAAAAAAATCGGCATAAGCGGGGAAGTCTATGCCATTTCTGGAAATTTGGGCGCCCTGAAAAGTAGACAGCGTTTTCAAGATGAGGACCTGAACAGGATTTGGTTTCCGGAAAGGATAGAACGTATTGTTGGAAATAAAGAAATTCATCATAACGAGGAGAAAGAACTGAACCAGCTTTATCGGTTGATTCAGGACATCCTAAAAAACAGTAATCCTCCCTTTTATTTTTTGGACCTTCATACCACATCGAGCCATACCTCGCCTTTTATGGTGCTCAACGATAGTTTGCTGAACCGTACGTATGCATCCAATTATCCATTGCCCATTATCTTGGGGATAGAGGAGTATCTTAAAGGGGCTTTATTGAGCTATATCAATGAACTGGGCTATGTTTCCCTTGGTTTTGAAAGTGGGCAGCACAATGATGGTGAAGCCATACAAAATAGTATTGAGTTTATTCGCTATTCCTTGGCATTGACCCGGTCCGTTGATTTTTCGGAACGGGAGAAAGGGCGATTAAGGAATAAAATAGCAGCATCTGGAACGGTATCGCATAAGTTTTACGAAATATACCATCAGTATGATATTGGTCCGCAAACCACTTTTAAAATGTTTCCGGGCTTTGTCAATTTTCAAATAGTGCCAAAGGATGAAAGTTTGGCACTTGTTGATGGTGTGGTGTTAAAAACGACCAAAAAACGGCAGATTTTTATGCCTCTATACCAAAAACAAGGGAATGAAGGCTTTTATTTTATTAGGCCCATACCTAAAATTTGGTTGTGGCTGTCCAAAAAATTAAGAAGGTTCAAAGTAGACCATATTTTAGTGAAATTGCCCGGTGTGGAATGGGAAACGGATATGAAAGATACCCTGATGGTTGACCAGAGGGTGGCCCGTTTTTTCACCAAATCATTTTTTCACTTGTTGGGTTACAGGGCAAGAAAATTGGATAAAAACCATTTAGTGGCCAAAAATAGGGAGAGTGCTTCAAAATCTGAGGAATATAAGGGAGCGGCTTGGTTCAAAAAATAA